From the Candidatus Pantoea soli genome, one window contains:
- a CDS encoding carbohydrate porin, with the protein MQEIEARLAAMEKRLAAAEQRASDAEFRARAAENQAQKLAAAQQQPVATAQPAPSTSSVQATQPVQVAAASTPASSRQDSEGFEFHGYARSGLLMNSSAAKTQGGPTVTPAGETGGHVGRLGNEPDTYVELNLEHKQTLASGATTRFKAMLADGQRTYNDWTAASSDLNLRQAFVELGQLPTFTGAFKDSTVWAGKRFDRDNFDIHWIDSDVVFLAGTGAGIYDMKWGETARSNLSLYGRTFGDIENNENTAQNYILTLNNFAGPLQLMISGMRAKDNDQRTDVEGRRVKSDAANDGVHALVGLHNDSFYGLGEGSAKTALLYGHGLGAEVKTVGADGALLPQAETWRLASYGITPLGEGWHMAPAVLAQSSQDRYVKGDSYEWATANLRLIQAFTENFEMQYEGSYQYMDLRPKGYNNRNAVSGSFYKLTVAPTLKASDVGDFLKRPEIRLFASWMDWDHRLDNYASDDAFGSSGFTAGGEWNFGVQMETWF; encoded by the coding sequence ATGCAGGAGATCGAAGCCCGGCTGGCCGCCATGGAGAAACGTCTGGCCGCTGCGGAACAGCGCGCCAGTGACGCTGAATTCCGCGCCCGGGCGGCTGAAAACCAGGCACAGAAGCTGGCTGCTGCGCAGCAGCAGCCCGTCGCCACCGCGCAACCCGCGCCATCCACGTCATCCGTTCAGGCGACGCAACCGGTCCAGGTGGCGGCGGCCAGCACGCCGGCCAGTTCCCGTCAGGATAGCGAAGGCTTTGAGTTTCATGGCTACGCCCGCTCCGGGCTGCTGATGAACAGCTCCGCCGCCAAAACGCAGGGCGGTCCGACAGTCACTCCCGCCGGTGAGACCGGGGGGCACGTGGGGCGTCTGGGCAATGAGCCGGATACCTACGTTGAGCTGAACCTCGAACACAAACAAACCCTTGCCAGCGGTGCCACCACCCGTTTCAAAGCGATGCTCGCTGATGGCCAGCGCACCTACAATGACTGGACGGCGGCCAGCAGCGATCTCAACCTGCGGCAGGCTTTTGTTGAGCTGGGGCAGCTGCCCACCTTTACCGGTGCATTCAAAGACAGCACCGTCTGGGCCGGTAAACGCTTCGATCGCGATAACTTTGATATCCACTGGATTGATTCCGATGTGGTGTTCCTCGCCGGTACCGGCGCGGGCATCTACGACATGAAGTGGGGTGAAACAGCGCGCAGCAACCTGTCGCTCTATGGCCGCACCTTCGGCGACATCGAAAACAACGAGAACACCGCACAAAACTACATCCTGACGCTGAACAACTTTGCCGGTCCGCTGCAGCTGATGATCAGCGGCATGCGCGCTAAAGATAACGATCAGCGCACGGATGTCGAAGGCCGGCGGGTGAAAAGCGACGCTGCCAATGACGGCGTCCATGCGCTGGTCGGCCTGCACAATGACAGTTTCTACGGCCTGGGCGAAGGGTCGGCCAAGACGGCGCTGCTTTACGGTCATGGCCTGGGCGCGGAAGTGAAAACGGTGGGCGCTGATGGTGCATTGCTGCCGCAGGCAGAGACCTGGCGTCTGGCCAGCTATGGCATCACGCCACTGGGCGAGGGCTGGCATATGGCGCCTGCGGTGCTGGCGCAAAGCAGTCAGGATCGCTATGTCAAAGGCGACAGCTATGAATGGGCCACGGCTAACCTGCGCCTGATCCAGGCCTTCACAGAGAATTTTGAAATGCAGTATGAAGGCTCTTATCAGTATATGGATCTGCGTCCGAAAGGTTACAACAACCGCAACGCCGTCAGCGGCAGCTTCTATAAGCTCACCGTCGCGCCAACGCTGAAAGCCAGCGATGTGGGCGACTTCCTTAAGCGCCCGGAAATTCGCCTGTTTGCCAGCTGGATGGACTGGGATCACCGACTGGATAACTATGCCAGCGATGATGCTTTTGGCAGCAGCGGGTTCACCGCCGGCGGCGAGTGGAACTTTGGCGTGCAGATGGAAACCTGGTTCTGA
- a CDS encoding sucrose-specific PTS transporter subunit IIBC — MDVVNISRTLLPLLGGRENIASAAHCATRLRLVLVDDAKADTAAIGKLEGVKGCFRNAGQLQVIFGTGVVNKVYAAFIREAGISESSKSEAADMAARKLNPFQRIARLLSNIFVPIIPAIVASGLLMGLLGMVKTYGWVNPDNALYIMLDMCSSAAFIILPILIGFTAAREFGGNPFLGATLGGILTHPALTNAWGVAAGFHTMNFFGIEVAMIGYQGTVFPVLLAVWFMSVLEKQLRRVIPDALDLILTPFLTVIISGFVALLLIGPAGRMLGDGISFVLSTLIAHAGWLAGLLFGGLYSVIVITGVHHSFHAIEAGLLGNPSIGVNFLLPIWAMANVAQGGACLAVWFKTKDAKIKAISLPSGFSALLGITEAAIFGINLRFMKPFIAGLAGGAVGGAWVVSMHVNMTAVGLTGIPGMAIVQASSLLNYAIGMVIAFSVAFMLSYLLKYKTDAE; from the coding sequence ATGGATGTTGTGAATATCTCCCGCACGCTGCTGCCGTTGCTGGGAGGCCGGGAAAATATTGCCAGCGCGGCGCACTGCGCTACCCGTCTGCGCCTGGTGCTGGTGGATGATGCCAAAGCGGACACCGCCGCAATTGGCAAACTGGAAGGGGTAAAAGGTTGCTTCCGCAATGCCGGTCAGTTACAGGTAATTTTTGGCACCGGCGTAGTGAATAAAGTTTACGCCGCGTTTATCCGTGAAGCGGGCATCAGCGAAAGCAGCAAATCAGAAGCCGCCGACATGGCAGCGCGTAAACTCAACCCTTTTCAGCGCATCGCGCGCCTGCTGTCGAACATTTTCGTACCGATTATCCCGGCCATTGTCGCTTCCGGCCTGCTGATGGGCCTGCTGGGCATGGTCAAAACCTACGGCTGGGTCAACCCTGATAACGCCCTGTATATCATGCTGGATATGTGCAGTTCGGCGGCCTTTATCATTCTGCCGATTCTGATTGGCTTTACGGCAGCGCGTGAATTTGGCGGGAATCCGTTTCTGGGGGCGACGCTTGGTGGCATTCTCACCCACCCGGCGCTGACCAATGCCTGGGGCGTGGCCGCCGGTTTCCACACCATGAACTTCTTCGGCATTGAAGTCGCGATGATCGGCTATCAGGGCACGGTCTTCCCGGTGCTGCTGGCGGTGTGGTTTATGAGCGTGCTGGAAAAACAACTGCGCAGAGTCATTCCCGATGCGCTGGATCTGATCCTGACGCCGTTCCTGACGGTGATTATCTCGGGCTTTGTGGCGCTGCTGCTGATTGGCCCGGCGGGGCGCATGCTGGGTGACGGTATTTCTTTTGTTCTCAGTACGCTGATTGCCCATGCGGGCTGGCTGGCTGGCCTGCTGTTTGGCGGCCTCTATTCAGTGATTGTCATTACCGGGGTGCACCACAGCTTTCACGCGATCGAAGCCGGATTGCTGGGGAATCCGTCTATCGGGGTGAATTTCCTGCTGCCGATTTGGGCCATGGCCAACGTGGCGCAGGGCGGCGCCTGTCTGGCGGTGTGGTTTAAAACCAAAGACGCAAAAATCAAAGCGATTTCGCTGCCGTCCGGGTTTTCCGCTTTGCTGGGTATCACCGAAGCGGCCATTTTCGGTATTAACCTGCGCTTTATGAAGCCCTTTATCGCCGGGCTGGCCGGTGGCGCAGTGGGCGGAGCCTGGGTGGTATCGATGCATGTGAATATGACGGCCGTCGGACTGACCGGCATTCCCGGGATGGCGATCGTTCAGGCCAGTTCACTGCTTAACTATGCCATCGGCATGGTGATCGCTTTCAGCGTAGCGTTTATGCTCTCTTACCTGCTTAAATACAAAACGGACGCAGAATAA
- a CDS encoding sucrose-6-phosphate hydrolase translates to MASSTRLAAMLQAVMRGQPAALSDPHYPGWHLAPVTGLLNDPNGFIQFAGRFHLFYQWNALGCEHKHKCWGHWSSADLLHWQHEPVALMPDEEYDRSGCYSGSAVDNQGTLTLIYTGNVKYDDGSRTAWQCLAVQNAAGGFDKLGPVIALPQGYTGHVRDPKVWQHDGRWYMVLGAQDQRHQGKVLLLRSADLHHWESLGEIAGSGLNGLGDAGYMWECPDMFTLGDTTFLICCPQGIRREAQRYLNAHPSAWLAGDLDYDAARFTHGAFHELDAGFEFYAPQTTLTADGRRLLIGWMGVPDGEEMRQPTVAQGWIHQMTCVRELGTRDGRLLQRPATELQALRGAEQHYEGRADRAPALAAERLELLLTGQGGVTLDFAQTLLLTWHAEGLQLKRRSLESGEWESRYWRGAVSQLQILCDHSSVEIFINEGEGVMSSRYFPAHPAQLTLIGDAEVHARYWPLRRCMVE, encoded by the coding sequence ATGGCTTCTTCAACACGGTTAGCCGCCATGCTTCAGGCGGTGATGCGCGGTCAGCCAGCCGCTCTCAGTGACCCGCACTATCCGGGCTGGCACCTTGCGCCGGTAACCGGATTACTTAACGATCCCAACGGCTTTATCCAGTTTGCCGGGCGCTTTCATCTGTTTTACCAGTGGAATGCGCTGGGCTGTGAGCATAAACACAAGTGCTGGGGCCACTGGAGTTCAGCCGATCTGCTGCACTGGCAGCACGAGCCGGTAGCGCTGATGCCGGATGAAGAGTATGACCGCAGCGGCTGTTACTCCGGCAGCGCCGTGGATAACCAGGGTACGCTGACGCTGATCTACACCGGTAATGTCAAATATGACGACGGCTCACGTACCGCGTGGCAGTGTCTGGCGGTGCAAAACGCGGCGGGCGGTTTTGACAAACTGGGGCCGGTGATTGCGCTGCCACAGGGCTACACCGGCCACGTGCGCGATCCGAAAGTGTGGCAGCATGACGGGCGGTGGTACATGGTGCTGGGCGCACAGGACCAGCGCCACCAGGGCAAAGTGCTGCTGCTGCGTTCGGCGGATTTACATCACTGGGAATCCCTCGGAGAAATTGCCGGCAGCGGGCTGAACGGCCTGGGCGATGCCGGCTACATGTGGGAATGTCCCGACATGTTTACGCTCGGTGATACCACGTTTCTGATTTGCTGTCCGCAGGGTATCCGGCGTGAAGCGCAGCGTTACCTCAACGCCCATCCCAGCGCCTGGCTGGCGGGCGACCTCGATTATGACGCCGCACGCTTTACGCATGGCGCCTTCCACGAACTGGATGCCGGGTTTGAATTTTATGCCCCGCAGACCACGCTGACCGCTGACGGACGCCGCCTGCTGATTGGCTGGATGGGCGTGCCGGATGGCGAAGAGATGCGCCAGCCCACCGTGGCCCAGGGCTGGATCCATCAGATGACCTGCGTGCGGGAACTGGGCACGCGCGACGGCCGTCTGCTGCAGCGCCCGGCCACTGAACTGCAGGCACTGCGGGGTGCAGAGCAGCACTATGAGGGGCGCGCCGATCGGGCTCCCGCCCTTGCTGCGGAGCGTCTGGAACTGCTGCTGACCGGGCAGGGTGGCGTCACGCTGGACTTTGCGCAGACGCTGCTGCTGACATGGCATGCGGAAGGGCTGCAGCTGAAAAGGCGCAGCCTGGAAAGCGGCGAATGGGAGAGCCGCTACTGGCGCGGCGCGGTCAGCCAGCTGCAGATCCTGTGCGATCACTCCAGCGTGGAAATCTTCATTAATGAAGGCGAAGGCGTGATGAGCAGCCGTTACTTCCCGGCGCATCCGGCACAATTAACCCTGATCGGGGACGCAGAAGTGCACGCCCGCTACTGGCCGTTGCGGCGCTGCATGGTAGAATAA
- a CDS encoding substrate-binding domain-containing protein, whose translation MRKTRRVTIADIAALAGVSKATASLVLNGRGKELRVAKETRERVLTLAREHHYQASIHARLLRDNRSHTLGLVVPEITNHGFAVFSHALENLCREAGLQLLISCTDENAGQERVVVDNLVARQVDGLIVASSMLSDTDYVRLSEQLPVVLFDRYMSETQLPLVMTDSVTPTAELVERLARANPEEIYFLGGQPRLSPTRDRLAGFMQGLARAGVTPRPEWIIHGNYHPSSGYEMFAALCARLGRPPQAIFTAACGLMEGVLRYMSQHHLLNSQVRVASFDDHYLYDSLSIAIDTVEQDVPRLAQECFTLLTALIGGDEPASLQSILPATLRLRSPAGA comes from the coding sequence GTGAGAAAAACCAGACGCGTTACCATCGCCGATATCGCCGCGCTGGCGGGCGTATCCAAGGCCACCGCCAGCCTGGTGCTGAACGGCCGGGGCAAAGAGCTGCGCGTGGCGAAAGAGACGCGTGAACGGGTGCTGACGCTGGCGCGTGAACATCACTATCAGGCGAGCATTCATGCGCGCCTGCTGCGTGACAACCGCAGCCACACGCTGGGGCTGGTGGTGCCGGAAATCACCAACCACGGCTTTGCGGTCTTTTCTCATGCGCTGGAAAACCTCTGCCGCGAAGCCGGGCTGCAACTGCTGATCTCCTGCACGGATGAAAACGCCGGGCAGGAGCGGGTGGTGGTAGATAACCTGGTGGCGCGTCAGGTGGACGGACTGATTGTGGCATCAAGCATGCTCAGCGACACCGATTACGTCAGGCTCAGTGAACAGCTGCCGGTAGTGCTGTTTGACCGTTACATGAGTGAGACGCAGCTGCCGCTGGTTATGACGGATTCGGTTACGCCGACCGCAGAACTGGTGGAAAGACTGGCGCGGGCGAATCCGGAAGAAATCTATTTTCTCGGCGGCCAGCCACGGCTGTCACCGACGCGCGATCGCCTCGCCGGCTTTATGCAGGGGCTGGCGCGGGCGGGCGTCACGCCGCGTCCCGAATGGATTATCCACGGTAACTATCACCCCAGCAGCGGGTATGAAATGTTTGCCGCGCTGTGCGCGCGGCTGGGCCGGCCGCCGCAGGCCATTTTCACCGCCGCCTGCGGTCTGATGGAGGGCGTGCTGCGCTACATGAGCCAGCACCATCTGCTGAACAGTCAGGTGCGCGTCGCCAGCTTTGACGACCACTATCTGTATGATTCACTTTCCATTGCCATCGACACCGTCGAGCAGGATGTGCCGCGCTTGGCGCAGGAGTGCTTTACGCTGCTGACAGCGCTGATCGGCGGCGATGAGCCTGCCAGTCTGCAAAGCATCCTGCCCGCCACCCTGCGCCTGCGCTCCCCGGCAGGTGCCTGA
- a CDS encoding IclR family transcriptional regulator — protein sequence MGNEGVIAVEKALALLDCFTPGEEALTLTELAQLSGYHKTTVYRLMNSLERMNYVIRRDNGVYSLGPRLLYLGKLYEQSFHLASIVQPELHALAAATRESASWYVIENGQRLCLFRAEASEGLRETRLPGTSLPLDGSAIGQVLRHWGMNEALESSDTTLPLYSAGVRDPHIAAFALPVFSSGEKLAAALALTGPTSRLTRARREEGTGQRMKATAMKLSVSLGARKSWCEAFYALEKEE from the coding sequence ATGGGAAATGAAGGTGTAATTGCCGTAGAAAAAGCACTGGCGCTATTGGATTGCTTCACCCCGGGTGAAGAAGCGCTGACCCTGACAGAACTGGCCCAGCTCTCCGGCTACCACAAGACTACGGTTTACCGGCTGATGAATTCGCTGGAACGGATGAATTACGTTATCCGGCGCGACAACGGCGTCTATTCGCTGGGTCCCCGTCTGCTTTACCTCGGCAAACTGTATGAACAATCTTTTCATCTGGCTTCGATTGTCCAGCCGGAGCTGCACGCGCTGGCCGCCGCAACGCGCGAGAGCGCATCCTGGTACGTGATTGAGAACGGGCAGCGGCTGTGTCTGTTCCGCGCGGAGGCGTCAGAAGGGCTGCGTGAAACGCGTCTGCCGGGTACATCCCTGCCGCTGGACGGTTCGGCCATCGGTCAGGTGCTGCGTCACTGGGGCATGAATGAGGCGCTGGAGAGCAGCGATACCACCTTGCCGCTCTATTCCGCTGGCGTGCGCGATCCGCATATCGCGGCCTTTGCCCTGCCGGTGTTCAGCAGCGGTGAAAAGCTGGCGGCAGCGCTGGCGCTGACCGGCCCCACCTCCCGCCTGACGCGCGCGCGCCGGGAAGAGGGAACCGGCCAACGCATGAAGGCGACCGCCATGAAGCTTTCTGTCAGCCTCGGAGCCCGGAAAAGCTGGTGTGAGGCATTTTACGCACTGGAAAAGGAAGAATAG